A region from the Benincasa hispida cultivar B227 chromosome 12, ASM972705v1, whole genome shotgun sequence genome encodes:
- the LOC120068534 gene encoding uncharacterized protein At5g19025-like isoform X2, translated as MRNLLVPTTAMPPSSILTSSSSISKSKTSTNPSPSNSFLCKHSPSATLDLLILILVLFSGTFLVTSYFSYIFNSLSILLSHSAPQLPQFPFPFIAAFLLFFCVTIGVFEICCGARSRKCAKPGCKGLKKAMEFDLQLQTEECVKSGSKEIDKLPWKGGSEANPDYECLRSELRKMAPPNGRAVLLFRARCGCPIAKLEGWGTKRGRRHKKALATLGLDGGGDHH; from the exons ATGCGCAATCTTCTGGTTCCGACCACCGCCATGCCTCCGTCCTCAATTCTCACTTCATCGTCGTCAATTTCCAAATCCAAAACTTCAACAAACCCTAGCCCTAGCAATTCTTTTCTCTGTAAACACTCACCATCGGCAACCCTCGACCTTCTTATCCTCATTCTCGTTCTATTTTCTGGTACCTTTCTTGTAACGTCATATTTCTCTTACATTTTCAACTCTTTGTCGATTCTCTTGTCGCATTCCGCCCCGCAGCTTCCTCAATTTCCGTTTCCGTTTATTGCTGCGTTTTTGTTGTTCTTTTGTGTGACTATTGGTGTGTTTGAGATTTGTTGTGGCGCTAGATCGAGGAAATGTGCTAAGCCGGGATGTAAAGGGTTGAAAAAAGCTATGGAGTTTGATCTGCAATTGCAAACGGAGGAGTGTGTGAAGAGTGGGTCGAAGGAGATTGATAAATTGCCGTGGAAGGGAGGTAGTGAGGCCAACCCGGATTATGAGTGCTTGAGGTCTGAGCTGAGGAAGATGGCACCACCTAATGGCCGAGCTGTTCTGCTCTTCCGGGCACGCTGTGGCTGCCCCATCGCGAAGCTTGAAGGCTGGGGGACTAAGCGCGGGCGGCGGCATAAGAA GGCTCTGGCTACACTGGGTCTTGATGGGGGAGGAGACCATCACTGA
- the LOC120068534 gene encoding uncharacterized protein At5g19025-like isoform X1: MRNLLVPTTAMPPSSILTSSSSISKSKTSTNPSPSNSFLCKHSPSATLDLLILILVLFSGTFLVTSYFSYIFNSLSILLSHSAPQLPQFPFPFIAAFLLFFCVTIGVFEICCGARSRKCAKPGCKGLKKAMEFDLQLQTEECVKSGSKEIDKLPWKGGSEANPDYECLRSELRKMAPPNGRAVLLFRARCGCPIAKLEGWGTKRGRRHKNGKLCKQVSGARLTYPK, encoded by the exons ATGCGCAATCTTCTGGTTCCGACCACCGCCATGCCTCCGTCCTCAATTCTCACTTCATCGTCGTCAATTTCCAAATCCAAAACTTCAACAAACCCTAGCCCTAGCAATTCTTTTCTCTGTAAACACTCACCATCGGCAACCCTCGACCTTCTTATCCTCATTCTCGTTCTATTTTCTGGTACCTTTCTTGTAACGTCATATTTCTCTTACATTTTCAACTCTTTGTCGATTCTCTTGTCGCATTCCGCCCCGCAGCTTCCTCAATTTCCGTTTCCGTTTATTGCTGCGTTTTTGTTGTTCTTTTGTGTGACTATTGGTGTGTTTGAGATTTGTTGTGGCGCTAGATCGAGGAAATGTGCTAAGCCGGGATGTAAAGGGTTGAAAAAAGCTATGGAGTTTGATCTGCAATTGCAAACGGAGGAGTGTGTGAAGAGTGGGTCGAAGGAGATTGATAAATTGCCGTGGAAGGGAGGTAGTGAGGCCAACCCGGATTATGAGTGCTTGAGGTCTGAGCTGAGGAAGATGGCACCACCTAATGGCCGAGCTGTTCTGCTCTTCCGGGCACGCTGTGGCTGCCCCATCGCGAAGCTTGAAGGCTGGGGGACTAAGCGCGGGCGGCGGCATAAGAA tGGGAAGCTATGCAAGCAAGTTTCAGGGGCTCGGTTAACATACCCCAAGTAA